ATTCTATAGAGAGTTTTTGCAACTCCGTTGATTTCCGGATGATAAGTTTCGGTGACAAAGGCGATTCGGAAATTTCTTTTGGGAGCGATTGGAGAAGAAGAAACTTCGATCGATTTAAAATTAGATCTCATACCCAGTATGGTACTGGGATGAGGTTGTGATTCCATTAAGGAATGATTAAATTTCGGTTACAGAACGGATTCTTTAATATGAAAGCAACTTCGGGATCCGTAAGAAGTCTTTAAATCCAACCCCAGTTATAATTATTTTTTCTTATTCTTCGGAGCCTTTGCGGGCTCGTTCTTCTTTTTGGAAATTTCTTCCCATTTTCCTTTGAGCCATACCGCGGATTCTATCGTTTTACCGTCCGCGAATTTTACTAAATAAGGTTTTCCGGTAACGCTGGATTTAGAGCCGATATATTCGATAAAGCTCGGGATCGTTTGAATTTTACCGTCCGTTGCTTTCAGCTTTCGCTCCATGTGTTCTCTTGCTTCTTTGGGATCGTGTTCGGCTCCGTTCCGGATGAATTTACATTCACAAGATTCTAGAGAGTTCATCAATAGATTCAAATCGTTTTGAAAATTGGAAGCGTCTTCGGCTCCGATGGAAAACGATAAGAGGGAAACAAATAACCAAATTAATTTTTTTTTCATCTTCACTGTTCCTGAATGTTATTCTTTGCGATATATTTCTATACTTCGATTTAGAAAAGAATAGAATACGATTTAGATCTTTCTTTTTTCTATCGGGTTCGTTTTTTTAAACCGAATTCTAAACTTTAGAATTCGATCGGCGTAAAGAGCGCCAAGTGAAACGTTCTGAATTCATAAGTATAACCGTTGTCTTTGAACAAAGGACCTCCAAACGCCAATCTAAATTTAAAATAACCGATCTTTGGCGTTTCAAAATAGAACATAAATGAGAAAACCTGTTGTTTGCTAAAATTCACCTGCGATCTTGAAAGGCTGCCTAACGTAAGGGCTTCCAAAGGGGAATAGGTTCCGGGGTGTGCAAAGTAAGCATACAGCGCCAACGGATCGGGGCGAAGCAACCCCTTGGATGCATAATAGTATCCGAGCATTTCTAAATTCTTACCCGTAGAAAGATTACCCAAAAGATAACTTACCAGAGGATCTCCACTTGCCGGATTGATGTTTCCCGTTAAAAACTGAAGCGCTGAAAGATTATTTAAGAATGTAGTTCGGTTGGTCGTATCTAATAAAAGATAACCTAAGCTCAATGCAGGATCTTGAAAGTCTACGGAGCCTGTCATTTTTACGTTCGCTGGTCCGGCTCCAAAGCCAAAACGAAAAGAATCTGAACCCTCCTTTCCGGCGTAAAGAATCGGAATCGCCATAGAATAAATTCCTTCCACTCGGGTATTCACGTCTTGTTTCGTGCGGTCACTGGAAGAAGCCGAAGAAGAAGATCCACTGCCGGAAGAGGAACCTGAAGAAGAACTCGAAGGAGTATCGATCGGTTTCGGCATAAATTGATTGTCTAAGAAAAAACTAGAGTTATGAAGAAGAAGGTGAACTCCAATATATTCAGAAATTTGAAAGTCTCTTGATTTTACGTCCAACATCCAAGTCGCTTTTCCCGGACCTTCTTGTGTCATCGTTGCGTCGTTCCCTTTTCCTCGGATGTCCACTGTGACACTTTCCAAAGTAACACCGGGATTGATCGAAAACCATTTCGGTCCTTTTTTATCGGTATTTGGTTTTGCTTTGTCGTCGATCGGTTGTACTACGGGTTTGTCATTTAAAGGATCTGGTTCTTCCGGAGGGGATTGGACTAAGAATTTAGGGCCAAGATAAAACTCGGATGGGAAGAAATTCTTTTTGGATTCTCCAAAGAGAGAGTTTAAAGAAATGAATGATATTACGAAATAGAATGTGAGAGTATTCTTCATAGCTTTAATATTCTAATGTATGTTCCGAAACCCGAAATGGAACGGAACTCAAGATGAATACGATTTGAAAAAACGATCCTATCTCTTCAACTCTAAAACGACTTCGCCTATCTCCTCAATTCTTCCAGAGCATCTTCAAGTCGATCGTCTCCCCAGAAGAGCTCGTCGCCCACAAGAAAACTGGGAGCTCCGAAAATTCCGAGTTGCTTGGCTCTTTCCGTTTGTTTTCGAAGAAGAATTTTTACTTCTTCATCGGATGTGTTTTTTAGAATTCCATCCGGATCAGCGCCGACTTTTTTTAAAATCGGAATCAATACTTCCGGCCGAGAGATGTCTTGGTCTTTGACAAAATTGGCTTGAAAGGTTTCTCGGATAAAAGAAGAGATCCAAGGTTGGTTTTCGTTTGCGATCGCGATTCTGGAAGCCAGAAGTCCGTTCCTGGGAAATACGCTCGGAATCAAAAAATCGGCCCCGTATTTTCGGGCTCTTCTTTGCATATCCTTCCACATGTATTTTCCTTTCGCCGGATAAACATTGAATGGAGAATCGTTCCATCCTTGTTCTTTAAAAATAGGACCGAGCAAAAACGGTCTCCAGACGATTTCGATCTTGGAGTTTTGGATCAACTCTTCGATTCTCATGACTGACAGATAAGAATAGGTGCTTGCAAATTCAAAAAAAAATTCAATTTTTTGCATATACTAAGTTTCCTTGTGCGGTTATTTTCCCGATTCGGGTTCTAACTTCGATTTAAAAAAAGACCAGATTTCTTCCGTCGGATCCATTTCATACGTCGGGGTTCCCATCTTAATAAATGGAACCTTTCTGTTGACTCCGGGCCAGTTATGACCTCCGTCGATGATCTTATAGAGTCGAACTGAAGTTTTGACCTTGCATTGATCGTAAGAACGGATTTCTACGCTCGTTCCGTCTTCCTTGTCGTCTTTTTTTTTGATTTCGGGTTCTTTGAGACAAGAATTCCACTGAAGCCATCGATCTACGGAATCTTCGACGCTCAAAATTTCCCCGCCGTCTCTCACATAACCGCCGTAATACGGAACAATTCCGTCTTTTGTTCCGTTGATAAACGCCACGGATACGTTTGCGGCTGGTTCAAAGTTTCTGAGAATAAATTCTGAAATCTGGGAAGATACGCTTACGCCGGCTCGGAATCGTTTCGTTTTTTCGATCAACATCCTCTGGGTCATAAAGCCGCCGTTGGAATGTCCAAAGATAAAAATCTTTTCCTTAGCGATCGGATAAATTTCTGAAATATGGTCTATGAGTTTTTCTAAAAATCGAACATCGTCGATTTTTTGTTTATCGGCCGGAGTCGCTCCTCTTCCATCGGCCCAACTTCTATCGATCCCGTCAGGATAGACTACGATGAAACCTTCGCGGTCGGAAACAAGATTGAATTTAGAATCTTCCATGATGTTCTTTCCGTTTCCGAGTCTTCCGTGAAGTCCAAGAACTAAGGGAAGTTTGTCGGCTGTGGAAAGTTTTTTCTCGGGGAGATGGATCCAATACGTTCTTTCGATTCCGTCTACGTTCAGTTTCTCCAGTCGAGATCCGTCTTGCGCGACTGAACGGAAGTTGCGTAAAAGCCTGCACTGTGTTGTAACAAACAAGATGAAAAATAAGAATATTATAAATATGCAATTTGTTTTGTGTTTCATTTTTGTTTTTCAAATTCCTCCAGAGAGTTGATCAGAGATTTTTCAAACGAAGAGGAAGGCCAATAAAAAGGGGAGAATGGAATTAAAATCCAGCCTCTCCACTGATCCAAAAGTAATTCGTGAACCGATTCTTTCGAAGGTTTTCCGGATTCGGAAACTCGATACATAAGAATATGTTCGCTTCGAATATGATATGGAACGACGCCGAGGGTTAAAAAACTTGCAAGAAGGTTGAGAAAATGAAGTCCTCGGTGTTCGTATTCCGCTTCCTTTTCCTCGAGAATGATTTCCAGAAGAACATCGGATTTTTCGTCTTCTCGATATCCTTTTTCTTGAAGATTCTTTTTGATATGATTCATTTCCGAGGTATAAAATGTAAATCCGGTAAATTCCAGTCGTAGAGGTTTTCCTTTAGGAATAGAAATCGAATCTCGAATGATCTCCGGAGGATTTACGATTCCAACGCAGGAAGAAAGAAGAACAACGCCGAAGAATATAAGAATTTTCTGTTTCATTTAATAAACCGACCTCGAATCGAAGAGGAATTTTTTCCCATAACTCGCATAGATAAATTCGATTTGATTCCTATCGTCGAAAGGCATCAGTAAAAGAGGAATCCAACCGATCGCCATAACGTTTTCAACGGAATAAGAATATTCCGCGACCTTCTGATTTCGTTTCCATATTTTGAACAAAACGCGATCCGACGATTTTTGAATGATTGGAAAAATAAGAAAAGTTCTGTAGGCGGCGATTCGATTGAGAAGATAGAGCGAAAATTTTCCGGGTTCTTTTTCGAGCATCCAAGAAAGAGGTTGAGAATGTTCTCCGAAGAACAGAGAAAAACGAGGGGCCTTTTCTAAAATAATTTGAATATTGATTTCCGAATCCGTTTTTGTATGCACCGAAAGTTTTTTGAATCTTCCGGAAAGATGAAACGTTCTTAAAATCTCCGAAGCGAGTTTTTTACTGGAATCTTCTTTCCATCCGATCAATTCGTAAGTGACTTCCTTGTCCACATTGGTTTCCAATTTTGAAACAACGGGCGGATCGCCGATGAGAAACGTGGAACAGGATTGAAAGAAAAGAAAACTCAAAGAAAGAATTAATTTTCTCAACATTGAGAATAAAGTGAAAGGCTTCCTTTTAAGATCAAGCCCTAATTCGTAAGTTGCTTCGAAGGAAATATGCCGTTAATTCTATACCGAAGTAGTACCGAGTTTTTTTGTAAGTTTTGTATTTTAGAAAATTCTCAAAGAGGATTTCCCCAAGCGTCGATTTGATGATCCACCGCATACAAGCCGGGAGCTAAGACTTTTCCGTTTTTAAATTGATCCGCCATTCCTAACGCGGCGGAAGCGAGTTGTCCGATGATCGCGTCCATTCCCTCGGTCGGAACTCCGTAGAAAAGAAAGTTGATCGGGCTCAAGTCGCTTAATAAAAAGAAGGTTTTTTCGATTTCCTTTCCGTCTTTTGATAAGCAGAAAATTACCTTTCCACCTTGATCGATTCCCGATTGAGGATCCAGGATACGATCAAATTCCAATCTTACCGGATAACCTCCGATTTTCTTTTCGTCCGAAAATGAAAGGTCGTTGATCCACTGGATCAGATCTGTATATTCCGCGGTCTTTGTGGATCCTGAAGAAATGAGAACCTTCGATTTGGTTCCGTTGAGAATCAAGTCCTCGAAATGTTCTTTTTTGAGAATGGAATTTCCGATCACTCCCAAGATCAGATCTCTGGAATACAATTCTTCCTTTGGAATTTCGTCTATCGTTCTGTAGTTTCGATTTCCAGGCTTTTCGACTTTGAGATCGACTTGAATCAATTCTTGGTTGGTTTCGTGCATTCTGGATTCGAGATATTTGCACAAGAAAGTTCCGATGTTTCCTTTCGCGCCGAGGATCAAAATTTTTCTGGAAGAAAGAATCAAACCTTGTCCGTTCAAGATCGTTTCGATCGCGTTTAGAATGGAATACGCGACTTCTTTGGATTCTTCTTTTACCTTTTGATCGGAGATCGCGATGGAGAATGCGGGTAAAAAAAGCTTTTTATTTTTATCCTGAACGCTCTTGAGACGATCGTATCCGTTTCTTGTATGCTCGACGGTGCCGACTAACGTTTGAGTCAAAAGTTCCGCGACTGAGATTTTAGGCGCTTCGCTGGGAACGGAATATTCTTTACAAAGAAACGAAACGTCTTTTCCGTTCAGCGCGAACTCGTTAAAAAACGGTGCGATATAACCTCCGTCTTCCACTAAGATTACTTTTTCTTTTTTCTTATAAGAATCCAAAAGTAGGCTGAGAAACAGATGACCCGAGAGCAATTTCATCGCATCAAAAAATCCGAGTTTTTCTTCCTCCAAACGTTCAAAGAGAGGTTTGAGTTTGGAAGAATCGCTGTAGAGAGGTGAAATCGAATAGTAGATCTTATTCTTCGCTCCAACTTTGAGTTGTAAACCGGACATATAAAAATGATCGGTGGGAACGTCCAGAAGAACGTCCAGATACGCCGCGGGAACAACTCCGCCGTATTTGACAAAGGAGACCGTGAGATTCTGCGCGCCGAGTCTTCGAAACGCTTCGATCAAGGCTACGATCTCGGAAGTGATATGGTGAATTAGAAAAACATTAAATCCGTTTAAATCGAAGTTATGATTTTCGCAGTTGGCGATCCTTTCCAGAATCGGCATTCGTTTTAGATAGTGATTGAGATCCAAGGTGGTTCTTTTTGCGTTGAAGCTGAAGTTCAAGACCCGATCCAATCGAGAAAGATCGATGTAAACGTTGGTTTCTTCGGAAAGTTGAACCTTTACGATAAAACCTTCTTTTAGGTGTTTTGTAATTTCATGATCTTCTAATATTAGAAAAATCTTTTTAAATAAGGGTAGGGTTTCGTTCGGATCCGTTTTTGCGATCGATTCCGAAAAGGCCTTGTCCCAAAAAAGACTGATTTGATCCAATTTGCCGAGAGGGGTTTTTTCGATTTGCTCGAAGACTCGAGAAAAAGAACGATTTTCTTCCACATAGGACTTTTCCCCTCTTTGCGCTGCGGAGAGAATTCCGTTGTTGATCGCTTCAGCGATCTTTGTACTTCCGGCGATAAAAATTCTAGAACCGATATCGTCTACGATCACGTGAGGGACCGCGGTTAAATCGATGTTGGCTCGATCGTAGTTCTCCACAGTGAGTCGAAAGAAAAATTCTCCCGGTTCTTTTTGATTGGGAACTCTTTCGAGAATGAATTGATAGTCTATGTTTTCGTTCGGGCTTGCGTGATGAAACGGAAAGACAAGCGCAAAGATTCCGGAGCTTTTTAGATCTTCTCCGTAAAACTCAGGATGAATCTTTTTCGCCCAGACCTGTCTCTGAAACGTTCCAAAGACAGTTCTTAAATGATCCTGAAATTCTTCTTTAAAAAGGAGGATGTCTTTTAATACTCCGGCTCGCGCGTAGATCTGAATGTAGCCGATGTTCATCTTCAGGAGTTCGCTGTTGATGTTCGGATTGATTTTGTAAAAGATCGTTACGTCGCCGATTCCGTTTTGCACTTGTTCGAAAACTTCTTCTCCGAGAGTTCGGGAAAGAATGGAAAGGCCCGTAAAAATTCTAAGATTGCGGAGATCCAAATCCCAGATCCCGTCTTTTCCTTCTTTGAGGACGGAACCAAGAGACGTTTCCGATTCTCTGAGTTTGGAAGAATTAGGCATGTGTAATGACTACTTTGATCGCTTCGGGAGTATGCGCGGTCGTAAACGCTTCGGAAAGTTTTTCGGGAGAATAAGAATGTGTGATCATATTCTTTTCGAGCGCATCGGTTACTTTTTTATTTTCCTGAAGAAGTTTGATCGCGAGGTGAAAATCCCCACAACGGGAAGTGTGGATCGATTTTCCTAAATTCAAAAATTCTAATAGAGAATTTCCTTTGGATTCTCCTTTGAAAAGGATCGCGCTTCGAGGACGAATCAAAGAATTCTCGTGTTTTGAATTGGGTCGAATCAAAAGATCGATTTCTTCCGCAGTTCCCGCGATTCCAAGATCGAATCTAGGAACGTGTCCTTGGAAATCTTTCGAAAGAAGAATGGTTTCGGCTTCTTCAATGCTTCCGTAATATACTTTGAAATGAGATGGAAGAGAAATTTTTCCCACGCTCGGAGCTACGTAGACGGTTTGATTGGAACGATTTTCCTTTTCCCAGTGAAAGTTTAGATTCTCATCGCTGAATTTCAAAAGAGAGAGTTCGTCTACCACGAGTTCTGTGAGTTTTTTGACTCCGAAAACTTCCTGTCCGTTCGTGGTTTTCAGATGTAATTCTCGTTTGGAAAGTCGGATCGCGCTTTCAAATCCGGAAGTTGTGCTCGTCGTGTCGTAGACGATCGCAAAACGTTCTTTCAGAGATTCTAAACTTTCCTTTCTGAGATCGATCGCTTCGTCCGCTCCAAGATTGAGGGAAAGTTTTAAGAGATGATCGTGTCTTGCGAGCGCTGAAATTTTAAAATCGATTTTGGAAGAAGTTCGATAAGCGGCTAACGCGGCTATGACGAGACTTCCCAATCTTCTCGGACCGAGGACCGCTACGTTATCTCCTTTCTTTGGTGGAGAAGCGATGACAGCTTGCAGAGAAGCTGCAAAGGGTTCGATGAGAACCGCGGTCTTATCGGGAATATTTGCGAACGGTATCGCTGCATTCTGCGGAGCTAAGATATAAGGACCGAATCCGCCGGGGAGTCTGTCGATTCCAAGAACCTTTCTTTCCGGGCTGTGCGTAGGAATTCCTTCTTCGCAGAATTCGTCTACGGGATCGTCCCCTCTGGCTTCGAAGGTGTCGTTGATCTCGACAACGTATTTTTGTTTGATTCCGTTGTGTTGTTCTAAGTCTTCTGCGATGACCTCGTGTCCGATCACTTGAGGCAAGGGAAAAGGAAGAAAACGTCGGGAGAGATCGGTGGAACAAACTCCGCAGAGTTTGGATTTCAGAAGTTTGTATCCCGGTCCAAGATGAAGGTATTCCTTTCCGTTTCTGGAA
This is a stretch of genomic DNA from Leptospira tipperaryensis. It encodes these proteins:
- a CDS encoding YfeK family protein: MKKKLIWLFVSLLSFSIGAEDASNFQNDLNLLMNSLESCECKFIRNGAEHDPKEAREHMERKLKATDGKIQTIPSFIEYIGSKSSVTGKPYLVKFADGKTIESAVWLKGKWEEISKKKNEPAKAPKNKKK
- a CDS encoding 2-hydroxychromene-2-carboxylate isomerase, which gives rise to MQKIEFFFEFASTYSYLSVMRIEELIQNSKIEIVWRPFLLGPIFKEQGWNDSPFNVYPAKGKYMWKDMQRRARKYGADFLIPSVFPRNGLLASRIAIANENQPWISSFIRETFQANFVKDQDISRPEVLIPILKKVGADPDGILKNTSDEEVKILLRKQTERAKQLGIFGAPSFLVGDELFWGDDRLEDALEELRR
- a CDS encoding alpha/beta hydrolase family esterase, encoding MKHKTNCIFIIFLFFILFVTTQCRLLRNFRSVAQDGSRLEKLNVDGIERTYWIHLPEKKLSTADKLPLVLGLHGRLGNGKNIMEDSKFNLVSDREGFIVVYPDGIDRSWADGRGATPADKQKIDDVRFLEKLIDHISEIYPIAKEKIFIFGHSNGGFMTQRMLIEKTKRFRAGVSVSSQISEFILRNFEPAANVSVAFINGTKDGIVPYYGGYVRDGGEILSVEDSVDRWLQWNSCLKEPEIKKKDDKEDGTSVEIRSYDQCKVKTSVRLYKIIDGGHNWPGVNRKVPFIKMGTPTYEMDPTEEIWSFFKSKLEPESGK
- a CDS encoding alcohol dehydrogenase catalytic domain-containing protein, whose translation is MKIQFDAMDYRSDDSFETAKYQFEGSLETGWDISRNGKEYLHLGPGYKLLKSKLCGVCSTDLSRRFLPFPLPQVIGHEVIAEDLEQHNGIKQKYVVEINDTFEARGDDPVDEFCEEGIPTHSPERKVLGIDRLPGGFGPYILAPQNAAIPFANIPDKTAVLIEPFAASLQAVIASPPKKGDNVAVLGPRRLGSLVIAALAAYRTSSKIDFKISALARHDHLLKLSLNLGADEAIDLRKESLESLKERFAIVYDTTSTTSGFESAIRLSKRELHLKTTNGQEVFGVKKLTELVVDELSLLKFSDENLNFHWEKENRSNQTVYVAPSVGKISLPSHFKVYYGSIEEAETILLSKDFQGHVPRFDLGIAGTAEEIDLLIRPNSKHENSLIRPRSAILFKGESKGNSLLEFLNLGKSIHTSRCGDFHLAIKLLQENKKVTDALEKNMITHSYSPEKLSEAFTTAHTPEAIKVVITHA